Proteins from a genomic interval of Nostoc sp. TCL240-02:
- a CDS encoding polysaccharide deacetylase family protein, giving the protein MEDNKSFFGVQKILIALLVLSITTMMFIKSRSSEAQSTENINVNKLPAKVGAQQQIEELKATMLKIWQQQAQIKGLSYSVPPSFQGAIVSAAKLSPQQKVIALTFDDGPWPESTAQVLDILKQNQIKGTFFVIGQNVKNYPGLLKREIAEGHVIGNHTWHHWYQFLNPQAAAYEIDHTADQIYQVTGIKTNLFRPPGGIMHNGVADYARNSKYAIILWSSDSVDYSRPAVPKLINNVFRRAKPGGIVLMHDGGGNRSKTVQALPEIIANFRKQGYSFVTIPELLEMQDKDQKLITKQNQNH; this is encoded by the coding sequence GTGGAGGACAATAAGTCATTTTTTGGTGTGCAAAAAATATTAATAGCGTTGCTTGTCTTGAGTATCACCACGATGATGTTTATCAAGTCAAGATCATCTGAGGCCCAAAGTACAGAAAATATAAATGTAAACAAGCTACCAGCCAAAGTTGGAGCCCAACAGCAGATTGAAGAATTAAAAGCAACGATGCTTAAAATTTGGCAGCAACAAGCACAAATAAAGGGTCTTTCATATTCTGTGCCACCAAGCTTTCAAGGAGCAATAGTTAGTGCGGCGAAACTTAGTCCCCAACAGAAAGTAATTGCTCTCACCTTTGATGATGGGCCATGGCCTGAAAGCACCGCCCAGGTATTAGATATTCTCAAACAAAATCAAATCAAAGGAACATTTTTTGTCATTGGGCAGAATGTGAAAAATTATCCAGGCTTACTGAAGCGTGAAATTGCTGAAGGTCACGTAATTGGTAATCATACTTGGCATCATTGGTATCAGTTTTTGAATCCACAAGCAGCCGCTTATGAAATTGACCACACAGCAGACCAGATTTATCAAGTGACAGGGATTAAAACAAATCTATTTCGACCACCAGGGGGAATCATGCACAATGGAGTGGCTGATTACGCTAGAAATAGCAAATATGCCATCATTCTCTGGTCATCTGACTCTGTAGATTACTCGCGTCCTGCTGTACCCAAGTTAATCAATAATGTGTTCAGAAGAGCCAAGCCAGGTGGAATTGTGCTGATGCATGATGGTGGTGGTAATCGCTCTAAAACTGTACAAGCTTTACCAGAAATTATTGCTAACTTTCGGAAACAGGGCTATAGCTTTGTTACTATCCCTGAACTTTTAGAAATGCAAGATAAGGATCAAAAGCTGATTACAAAACAAAACCAAAACCATTAG
- a CDS encoding fasciclin domain-containing protein produces MKTNNSKLLTMLAGIAGFTSLSLLITLPSEAKEILNPSPSIFNEAPYNKGQRLQVNAQYIPTEAASEIEKGNIKRKQVAQKGSVTNPRPSIFNEPPYNRGGSATPIEPKPPTPGTTPETQPGEKPTKTPPGASDNQGKNLLALAESNASFTTLTKALKAAGLTGALQGKDNLTIFAPTDAAFAKLPADALKELLNPANKEVLLKILTYHVVPGKVLSTDLKSGEVKSLEGGAINVKVDPSAGVTVNDAKVTQADITASNGVIHAIDQVILPPDL; encoded by the coding sequence ATGAAGACAAATAACAGCAAACTGCTGACCATGTTGGCAGGCATAGCAGGATTCACTAGTTTAAGCCTTCTCATTACTTTACCATCTGAAGCCAAAGAGATACTAAATCCTAGCCCCAGTATTTTCAACGAAGCCCCCTATAACAAGGGTCAACGCCTTCAAGTAAATGCTCAATACATACCTACTGAGGCTGCTTCCGAAATAGAAAAGGGCAATATCAAGCGCAAACAAGTAGCGCAAAAAGGTAGTGTAACCAATCCCAGACCCAGTATTTTCAACGAGCCTCCTTATAACCGTGGTGGTAGCGCTACACCTATTGAACCGAAACCCCCCACACCAGGTACTACCCCGGAAACTCAACCCGGTGAGAAACCTACTAAAACTCCACCAGGGGCAAGTGACAATCAAGGCAAAAACCTGTTAGCGTTGGCAGAGTCAAACGCTTCTTTTACAACCTTAACCAAGGCTTTGAAAGCAGCAGGGTTGACTGGAGCTTTACAAGGCAAAGATAACTTAACTATTTTTGCACCCACTGATGCAGCTTTTGCTAAGTTGCCAGCAGATGCTTTGAAAGAATTGTTAAACCCAGCCAATAAAGAAGTATTGCTCAAGATTTTAACTTACCATGTAGTACCTGGTAAGGTATTGTCCACTGATTTGAAGTCTGGTGAAGTTAAAAGCCTCGAAGGTGGCGCAATCAACGTTAAGGTTGATCCTTCTGCTGGTGTAACTGTCAATGATGCTAAAGTTACACAAGCAGATATCACAGCTAGTAACGGTGTTATCCACGCAATTGATCAGGTAATTTTGCCTCCTGACTTGTAG
- a CDS encoding IS4 family transposase produces the protein MIINSFPKIVKDILKSLPKNDYPVLNSRLFFECWLSYALDNSLTSMRDLFNRLNNNCFEVDISTFSKANLHRSQKPFQEIYQKLNELVQKKVQKKLHNKYAICPIDSTIITLTSKLLWVLGHHQVKLFSSLNLSTGSPEDNFINFGHDHDYKFGSKMMSSLPINAVGVMDRGFAGLKFIQELVQENKYFVLRIKNNWKLEFDGSNGLVKVGASDDAQAYRVINFCDLETKTEFRLVTNLPESGDAAVHDDEIRDIYRLRWGVELLWKFLKMHLKLDKLITKNVNGITIQIYVSLIAYLILQLLSIPEQWGHTLLDKFRYLQSCMCQKISYVHWFEEMMFC, from the coding sequence GTGATTATAAATTCATTTCCCAAAATTGTCAAAGATATACTGAAAAGCCTGCCAAAAAACGATTATCCAGTATTGAACAGTCGTCTGTTTTTTGAGTGCTGGCTATCCTATGCCCTGGATAACAGCTTAACAAGTATGCGAGATTTGTTTAACAGATTAAATAACAATTGTTTTGAGGTAGATATTTCTACTTTCTCTAAAGCAAATTTACATCGAAGCCAAAAACCTTTTCAAGAGATTTACCAAAAATTAAATGAATTAGTACAGAAGAAAGTTCAAAAAAAGTTACACAATAAATATGCAATTTGTCCAATAGATTCAACAATTATTACTCTCACAAGTAAATTGTTATGGGTACTAGGTCATCATCAAGTCAAGCTGTTTAGTTCCTTAAATCTCTCCACAGGAAGCCCAGAAGATAACTTCATCAATTTTGGACATGACCATGATTATAAATTTGGTTCCAAAATGATGTCTAGTCTCCCAATAAATGCTGTTGGAGTAATGGATAGGGGTTTTGCTGGATTAAAATTTATCCAAGAATTAGTACAAGAAAACAAATATTTTGTTTTGCGGATAAAAAACAATTGGAAACTAGAATTTGATGGCTCAAATGGATTGGTCAAAGTTGGTGCATCTGATGATGCTCAAGCTTATAGAGTAATTAATTTCTGTGATTTAGAGACAAAAACCGAGTTTCGCTTAGTGACTAATTTACCAGAGTCGGGAGATGCAGCTGTTCATGATGATGAAATTAGGGATATTTATCGATTACGTTGGGGAGTTGAATTGTTGTGGAAGTTTTTAAAGATGCACTTAAAACTTGACAAACTCATTACCAAAAACGTCAATGGTATTACCATACAAATTTACGTGAGCTTGATAGCCTATCTGATTTTACAGCTTTTATCTATTCCCGAACAATGGGGACATACACTATTAGATAAATTCCGCTATCTTCAATCTTGTATGTGTCAGAAAATCAGCTATGTTCATTGGTTTGAGGAGATGATGTTTTGCTGA
- a CDS encoding glutathione S-transferase family protein produces MLELYQWELSQYSEKVRLILDFKGLDYRKIEVTPGIGQVELFRLTGQKQVPVLKDRNKYIADSTEIAKYLDLEYPDRPIIPQDPKKRGLTLLIEEWADESIGIKGRKALFAAVSQDQNFRKSLLPTSTPDIFKSLVGGVPTDLLTVLGFGVGYSPDVIQSAIASLKQDLEALTLLLADSPYLTGDEPTLADLAVAGLSILLKFPSGPYLDLPASIRGKGLPIFSENIDYEPFFTWRDRIYTQFRKPLITTTSSTGSAPTSIQID; encoded by the coding sequence ATGCTGGAATTATACCAATGGGAACTATCTCAATACTCAGAGAAAGTGCGCCTAATTCTAGATTTTAAAGGACTAGATTACCGCAAAATAGAGGTTACGCCTGGGATTGGACAAGTAGAACTGTTCCGGCTGACTGGTCAGAAACAAGTCCCAGTATTGAAGGATCGTAATAAATATATTGCGGATTCTACGGAAATAGCTAAGTATTTAGACTTAGAGTATCCCGATCGCCCCATAATACCCCAAGATCCTAAAAAACGTGGTTTAACTTTATTGATAGAAGAATGGGCGGATGAATCTATAGGCATCAAAGGTCGGAAAGCACTATTTGCAGCCGTAAGTCAAGATCAAAATTTCCGCAAGTCTTTATTACCCACCTCAACACCAGATATATTTAAAAGTCTGGTTGGAGGAGTACCTACTGACTTACTGACAGTGTTGGGTTTTGGGGTAGGTTATAGTCCAGATGTGATCCAATCAGCGATCGCATCTTTAAAACAAGACTTGGAAGCGCTAACGTTATTATTGGCAGATAGTCCTTATTTAACTGGAGATGAGCCGACTTTAGCTGATTTAGCAGTGGCTGGCTTATCGATATTACTCAAGTTCCCCTCTGGCCCCTATCTGGATTTGCCAGCTTCTATTAGAGGTAAAGGATTGCCAATCTTTTCAGAGAATATAGATTATGAACCATTCTTTACCTGGCGCGATCGCATTTACACCCAATTCCGTAAACCATTGATTACTACCACTTCATCAACAGGGAGTGCGCCAACTTCGATTCAGATTGATTAG
- a CDS encoding ATP-binding protein, producing the protein MNSGQPLGSVIQGSLTEGLEVRLHPDISVEDMRVGKFLVVQGMRSRFFCMLTDVALGAANARIIANPPSWEDTFLRDVLAGSGTYGTINLAPMLMFTPEAEESFSPTNGKSANPFIPSVTGLASFVPQTSTTMELLPVKTIPSHFSQVYEASVDDFRRVFGWEDDPQRRNFSIGKPLDMDVPVCIDLNRFVERSNGVFGKSGTGKSFLTRLLLAGVIRKSAAVNLIFDMHSEYGWEAVAEGKNVNTVKGLKQLFPSKVEVYTLDPESTKRRGVRDAQELYLSYEQIEVEDIKLCSRDLGLSDAALDNANILYSEFGKSWIVQLLNMTNEEIEMFCDEKRGHKGSIMALQRKLLRMDSLKYMRAVCPQNYISKIVQCLESGKNVVIEFGSQSNMLSYMLVTNMITRRIHEHYVKKADKFLQSKNPGDRPTPLMITIEEAHRFLDPAIVQSTIFGTIARELRKYFVTLLVVDQRPSGIDNEVMSQIGTRITALLNDEKDIDAIFTGVSGGSGLRSVLAKLDSKQQALILGHAVPMPVVVRTRPYDATFYEEIGEPAWEEKPDAEVFAAAELAKADLGF; encoded by the coding sequence ATGAATTCGGGACAGCCATTAGGTTCGGTCATTCAAGGTTCTCTAACTGAAGGTTTAGAAGTACGATTGCATCCTGACATTTCTGTAGAAGATATGCGGGTTGGTAAGTTTCTTGTTGTCCAAGGGATGCGATCGCGCTTTTTTTGTATGCTGACAGATGTAGCATTAGGAGCAGCTAATGCACGAATTATTGCTAATCCCCCCAGTTGGGAAGACACTTTTTTACGGGATGTTTTAGCCGGAAGTGGTACTTATGGTACTATCAACCTCGCACCGATGTTGATGTTCACTCCCGAAGCGGAAGAATCTTTCTCCCCAACAAATGGCAAATCGGCAAATCCCTTTATCCCATCGGTGACGGGTTTGGCTTCATTTGTGCCACAAACCAGCACGACGATGGAATTGTTGCCTGTTAAAACTATTCCTAGCCACTTTAGTCAAGTTTACGAAGCCAGTGTTGACGATTTTCGCCGCGTATTTGGTTGGGAAGATGACCCCCAAAGGCGAAATTTTTCCATTGGGAAACCTTTGGATATGGATGTGCCTGTTTGTATCGATTTAAACCGCTTCGTGGAACGGAGTAATGGGGTTTTTGGGAAATCTGGTACTGGTAAATCCTTTCTAACTCGGCTACTTTTAGCAGGCGTTATCCGTAAAAGTGCGGCAGTAAATTTGATTTTTGATATGCACTCTGAGTATGGCTGGGAAGCTGTCGCAGAAGGAAAGAACGTCAATACAGTTAAGGGATTAAAGCAACTTTTTCCAAGTAAGGTAGAAGTTTATACCCTTGACCCCGAATCGACAAAGCGCCGGGGTGTGCGTGATGCTCAAGAACTTTATTTGAGTTACGAGCAAATTGAAGTTGAAGATATTAAGTTATGTAGTCGAGATTTAGGGCTATCTGACGCAGCCCTAGATAACGCCAATATTTTATATAGTGAGTTTGGCAAGTCTTGGATTGTCCAACTGCTGAACATGACTAACGAAGAAATCGAGATGTTCTGCGACGAGAAGCGCGGACACAAAGGCTCGATTATGGCATTACAGCGCAAACTCTTGCGGATGGACAGCTTGAAGTATATGCGAGCAGTTTGCCCCCAGAATTACATTAGTAAAATTGTCCAATGTCTGGAATCTGGGAAGAATGTTGTGATAGAATTTGGTTCCCAGTCTAATATGCTCTCTTATATGTTGGTGACGAACATGATCACCCGACGTATCCACGAGCATTACGTCAAAAAAGCAGATAAATTCCTGCAAAGCAAAAACCCTGGCGATCGCCCCACGCCGTTGATGATTACCATTGAAGAGGCACACCGTTTTCTTGACCCGGCTATCGTACAAAGCACTATCTTTGGGACTATTGCCCGTGAGCTGCGGAAGTATTTTGTCACACTTTTGGTAGTTGATCAACGTCCATCAGGCATAGATAATGAAGTTATGTCCCAGATTGGAACTCGCATTACCGCTTTGCTTAATGACGAAAAAGACATTGACGCGATTTTTACAGGTGTATCTGGTGGTAGCGGACTGCGATCGGTCTTGGCAAAGTTAGACTCTAAGCAACAAGCTTTAATCTTAGGTCATGCCGTACCCATGCCAGTAGTAGTACGTACCCGTCCTTACGACGCAACTTTTTACGAAGAAATTGGTGAGCCAGCCTGGGAAGAAAAACCTGACGCGGAAGTATTCGCTGCTGCTGAACTCGCCAAAGCTGACCTGGGATTTTAA
- a CDS encoding RNA polymerase sigma factor, RpoD/SigA family, with protein MPTVNTQTENLNTRFTADMVRTYLREIGRVPLLTREQEIVYGKQVQQMMTLIDAKEVLAKKLHREPDMSEWADVVQQSETEVQQTVAQGKRAKQKMIEANLRLVVAIAKKYQKRNMEFLDLIQEGTLGLERGVEKFDPMRGYKFSTYAYWWIRQAITRAIAQQGRTIRLPIHITEKLNKIKKVQRELAQSLGRSPTPAEIAKELELEPAQIREYLNMARQPVSLDVKVGDNQDTELQEMLEDGGPSPEYYTNQEFLRQDLNNLLAELTPQQREVLALRFGLEDGNEMSLAKVGERLNLSRERVRQLEHQALAHLRRRRANVQEYVAS; from the coding sequence ATGCCTACTGTCAATACCCAAACGGAAAATCTCAACACCAGATTCACGGCTGATATGGTGCGAACCTATCTGCGAGAAATTGGCCGTGTACCACTGCTAACCCGTGAACAAGAGATTGTATATGGGAAGCAGGTTCAACAAATGATGACGCTCATCGATGCCAAAGAGGTTTTGGCGAAGAAACTGCACCGCGAACCGGATATGTCAGAGTGGGCTGACGTGGTTCAACAATCGGAAACTGAAGTACAACAAACGGTAGCTCAAGGTAAGCGAGCAAAGCAAAAAATGATCGAAGCAAATTTGCGTTTGGTCGTTGCTATTGCGAAAAAATATCAAAAGCGAAATATGGAATTTCTGGATTTAATTCAGGAAGGAACACTAGGATTAGAGCGAGGTGTGGAGAAATTTGACCCAATGAGAGGTTATAAGTTCTCGACTTACGCTTACTGGTGGATTCGCCAAGCGATTACCCGCGCGATCGCACAACAAGGACGTACTATCCGCTTGCCGATCCACATTACCGAAAAACTGAACAAAATTAAGAAAGTACAGCGTGAGTTGGCTCAAAGCTTGGGGCGATCGCCCACTCCCGCCGAAATTGCCAAAGAACTGGAACTAGAACCTGCTCAGATTCGTGAGTACCTGAACATGGCGCGTCAACCAGTATCTTTGGATGTTAAAGTTGGCGATAACCAGGATACTGAGTTGCAAGAAATGCTCGAAGATGGCGGGCCATCACCAGAGTATTACACCAACCAGGAATTTTTACGCCAAGATTTGAACAACCTACTAGCAGAATTAACCCCGCAACAGCGAGAAGTTTTAGCTCTACGCTTTGGTTTAGAAGATGGTAACGAAATGTCATTGGCGAAAGTGGGTGAGAGATTGAATCTCAGCCGCGAACGTGTCCGCCAGTTAGAGCATCAGGCTTTAGCTCATCTGCGTCGCCGTCGCGCCAATGTCCAAGAATACGTTGCTAGTTAA